The following are encoded together in the Glycine max cultivar Williams 82 chromosome 8, Glycine_max_v4.0, whole genome shotgun sequence genome:
- the LOC100775721 gene encoding F-box only protein 6: MEEEEEGLAMLITHLHHFSHSLSPLFFTLHPPLLSHQLPRLSFFDIDDYSLDDFCGLVMAAGKSGSSRMLEPLKHPSKKSRRDRSLGKSSGRSSRDEAMEQQIWKKLPEDLFEPVIARLPIATFFCFRSVCQRWNSLLTSQSFSQHCAQVPQANPWFYTVTHEHANSGAMYDPSMKKWYHPTISTLPAELIVLPVASAGGLVCFLDIYRQNFYVCNPLTQSLKELPARSVRVGSRASVGMTVNGNSTSAGYKILLVGCDGEYEIYDSVTKSWSHPENMPADIKLPLSLNFRSQAVSIDSTLYFMHSDPEGIVLYDMATGVWTQYIIPAPLHLTDHMLAECDGRILLVGLLTKNAATCICIWELQKMTFLWKEVDRMPNVWCLDFYGKHVRMTCLGNKGLLMLSLRSRQMNRLVTYNIASREWVKVPACLVPHGRKRQWVAHGTAFYPCLTAMA; encoded by the coding sequence ATTGTCCTTCTTTGACATTGATGATTACTCCTTAGATGACTTCTGTGGCCTTGTAATGGCAGCTGGAAAGTCTGGAAGTTCCAGGATGTTGGAGCCTCTAAAGCATCCATCTAAGAAGTCTCGAAGAGATAGGAGCCTTGGAAAATCATCTGGAAGGTCCTCCAGGGATGAAGCTATGGAACAACAAATTTGGAAAAAATTGCCTGAGGATCTATTTGAGCCTGTGATTGCACGACTTCCCATTGCCACATTTTTCTGCTTCCGCTCTGTATGCCAGCGATGGAATTCCTTGCTGACTTCTCAAAGTTTTTCTCAGCATTGTGCTCAAGTCCCACAAGCAAACCCATGGTTTTACACCGTAACTCATGAACATGCAAATTCCGGAGCCATGTATGACCCTTCTATGAAGAAGTGGTATCATCCCACTATATCAACACTGCCCGCAGAGTTGATAGTTTTGCCAGTGGCTTCTGCAGGGGGTCTAGTTTGCTTTCTTGACATTTATCGTCAAAATTTCTATGTTTGTAACCCATTGACTCAATCCTTAAAGGAGTTACCAGCTCGTTCAGTTAGGGTTGGGTCTCGTGCGTCTGTAGGGATGACAGTAAATGGAAACTCAACTAGTGCTGGCTACAAGATCCTATTAGTTGGTTGTGATGGagaatatgaaatttatgaCTCAGTGACAAAGTCTTGGAGCCATCCAGAAAACATGCCTGCAGATATTAAGCTCCCGCTGTCACTCAATTTTAGGTCACAGGCCGTTTCTATTGACAGCACCCTGTACTTCATGCATTCAGATCCCGAAGGGATTGTTTTGTATGATATGGCAACTGGGGTTTGGACGCAGTACATAATCCCAGCACCATTGCATCTGACTGACCACATGCTGGCTGAGTGCGATGGCCGGATATTGCTTGTGGGGTTGCTCACGAAGAATGCAGCCACATGTATATGCATATGGGAGCTGCAGAAGATGACTTTCTTGTGGAAGGAGGTTGACAGAATGCCAAACGTCTGGTGCTTGGACTTTTATGGGAAGCACGTTAGAATGACTTGCTTGGGAAACAAAGGCTTGCTGATGTTATCCTTGAGATCAAGACAAATGAATCGATTGGTTACTTACAACATAGCAAGTAGGGAATGGGTGAAGGTTCCTGCGTGTCTGGTGCCACATGGAAGAAAACGACAATGGGTAGCACATGGTACTGCATTTTATCCATGCCTCACTGCAATGGCTTGA